One Catharus ustulatus isolate bCatUst1 chromosome 16, bCatUst1.pri.v2, whole genome shotgun sequence genomic window, CTCTTTGAAGAGCAGAAGCACAATCCCAAACCTGCCTCCTTGAATCACAGAAAGAACACTCTATTTCTGTAGGAATCCAGAACTCCTTAGACTGCAGAATGGGGGGAATTACAGCCTCAAATGTCAGGGCATAGGACAAGGGACCAGCAGTGTGATTTGAGATACCAGTATGTGTTCAAAAATGCCAATTAACATTCAGACCTCTCTTGCTCCACAGTTATATAACTTCTACCCATCCCTTGGATTTCTGTCTGGAGCTTCCAAGACTGTGCTACAAAACATCAGTGAATTGAATGCTTTTCTCCAGAAGCTCTTCCAGGAACACCAAGAGGAGCTCAATGAAAATGACTTAACAGGCTTTGTTGATGCCTTTCTGGTGAAGCAAAAACAGGTACTTTAAAGCTGAGTCCCAGTGTCTTTCTGTTCCCTTAGCTCTGACTTATTTTTAGGGCTGGCCATCTGTCAGGGACTGGGAGTGAGTGGAAACAGAAGAACTGCAGTGAGCAGAATATATCAAAGTTCATAGTCACACTGAGCTATGCTGGATTCACTCATGGCTCCACTGGAACTGCTGGTTAAAGGGATTTAGGTGTTGAGACGTCCCACAAGGGTGAAGTAAATTCCCACTCAGCACACATAAGGAGGAGCtcatcccaaaccctcctgcaaGAATGGTACAGTGATAAACTGTGTTGCAGTAAATGAATTCCAATTTATTGGAATTATTTCTAATATCTAGACTTGGGAATTACACACATGCATGGTACCAGACAAATTCCACACAGCATAGGCCCTAATGCTAACAGACTAAATGTATAAAGTCACAGAAGGctaaaatgcagataaaaataGTGGCAACACAGTCACATATGAGTGTCACTTGCTGTATTACCCACATGTTTTGAAGGAGTCAAAGAAACCACACACTGCATTCAGCAATGGAAACCTGATGTTTTCAACCCTGGACCTCTTTGCTGCTGGAACTGAGACTACATCCACAACTGTGCGCTGGGGGCTGCTTCTGATGATGAAATACCCAGAAATTCAGAGTAAGGACGACAAGACTCTTGTACAATTTATGCATGCTTAAGGCTTTGGTTGTGGAAGGGAGTGGAACTCATTCAGTGTTGCCTAGAGTAATTATTCGGAACGCTCTGAGGGAGATAACAAGCGTTGacttttcaaaggaattttattCAGCTGGATTGCAATAAACCAGTCCAGCCAAGTGGGAGAGGCTAAGGGGCAGCCTAGAGTCACAGCAAAGCTCCCCCATCATTATTCACCTGCAGGCTATGGGCTTACGTCACTAAAGGTCTCCTCGGGAGCTGATTCTGATCTGGTTTCTGTTGAAGGTTATGGGGTAACAAAGGTGTGTAATGACAGTCAGGCATGAGATACTCTGTAGTGACTCCATTCAAGCTGCCTTAGCTcaacaaaaaacctgaaagaaccACACCATGCCCTGATTTACCCACTTCTGCCCTTCCCAGATATTtacagttttccctttttttcatctctgccaAACTGGTAGCCATTTCAGTTGCAAGGTGAGATTGCTATCAGCTTCTTAatcctttcctccctccaaGGAAAGATTCAGGAAGAAATGAACCATGTCATTGAACCAGGAGAGCTGCCCAGGTTGGAGGACCGGAAAAAAATGCCTTATACAGAAGCAGTAATACATGAAATCCAGAGGTTTGCCAACATTGTCCCCATGGGCGTATCACGATCCACTCCCAGCGATGTGAATTTCCGAGGCTATGTCATTCCTAAGGTGAGCTCTGAGGCTGGCAGCTCATGCACAGATTCCTCACAGCTTTCTTTAAAGCAGATGAAGAAATGCATAAATAACTAAAGACACAGTGATGCATGGTTTAATCTGTGCTGTGACCCTTTGTCTTGGATCCGGGATAATTATTGTAAACACACAATAGATTGTGGTCTGGTACAGTTGTTTGAATCATGATTAACCAGAGATTTAATTAAATCATGCTGGGTTGAATCTTTTAAGTCAAATGTGGAACCTCTACCCCAGCACCTTTGTTGAAAGATATGACTCTGTAAGAAAGGAATGTTTCGTGGTCCAAAAATTAGAACAGCAGTTACTGAAAAAGGACAGAGCCACAATGGGGCAGAGAAacattttccagttctttttgTCATGTCTTATTTACCTCTCCACATTAGGAAAAATACCAGAGTCTGGCTCAAGTAAGGGAGTGATCTCCTCTTCCATGAGTTTCTTTGATCCCTTTCAGGGTACTGAGATTATTCCACTGCTGACCTCCGCTCTGAATGACGAGTTACACTGGAAAACCCCGAATCAGTTCAACCCTTCCCATTTCCTGGATGCCAATGGGAACTTCGTTAGGAGAGAAGCATTTATTCCATTCTCCATAGGTAAGAAGGGTGTGGGTGCAAGGCTAATGGCAGTTCCCCCTGCTTTCAGGAAAGTATGAAAGCCAGGAACACAGAACAGAGGGTAAGGGATTTCTGATCATTTCTCCTGTCCACCATTGCTGAAGGCATCCACCTCTTCTTTGGTAGAAATGGGAGACACGGGTTTACTCACATCACTGAACAATTTCATATATCTACAGACTTCTGTGTAGTTTGAGAACAAACCAGTAGCACCTCTAATacacagggagaaggaagggaaaatctCTTACCTCAGCAGCCTGCTCTTTCAGACTGCACCTCCAGATTAGGTCTCAGACATCAACACTAACAGTTACAGTGCTGATCATTAACTTCTCCCCTGGTTGTTTTCAGGACGAAGGGCTTGCCTTGGTGAAGGACTGGCCAAAATGGAGCTGTTCCTCTTCTTTTCGGGCTTGCTCCGCAAATTTGTTTTCCATCCCCCTCCAGGAGTGCATAAGTCAGACCTGGATCTCACTGCTGATGTCGGCTTTACC contains:
- the LOC117003630 gene encoding cytochrome P450 2K4-like yields the protein MALQNFLQFVGSSSLLCLAAGLFALLYFLSSSKKSVCNLPPGPRPLPLIGNLNVVDLKKPFQSLTELSKIYGNVFTVHFGPRKVVVLAGYETIKDALLNHAEEFGERAEIPIFRKMTQGNGIAFSHGELWKTMRRFTLSTLRDFGMGKRTLEIRILEEVNSLIKYFESYHGKPFDTKMILNNAVSNVICSILFGERFEYDDPVFLTLLKLINQNTKLLGSPMVQLYNFYPSLGFLSGASKTVLQNISELNAFLQKLFQEHQEELNENDLTGFVDAFLVKQKQESKKPHTAFSNGNLMFSTLDLFAAGTETTSTTVRWGLLLMMKYPEIQRKIQEEMNHVIEPGELPRLEDRKKMPYTEAVIHEIQRFANIVPMGVSRSTPSDVNFRGYVIPKGTEIIPLLTSALNDELHWKTPNQFNPSHFLDANGNFVRREAFIPFSIGRRACLGEGLAKMELFLFFSGLLRKFVFHPPPGVHKSDLDLTADVGFTLTPMPHLVCAVPCE